In Sphingomonas phyllosphaerae 5.2, the following are encoded in one genomic region:
- a CDS encoding TonB-dependent receptor domain-containing protein: MTTFSRIAGLRAGVAPIVLGIALISTPVLAQTQGQEDTLGAQSSKEDANGETNEAKAAAGRGTATTENQDVVVTGSRIVSATITSVSPVQVISDVQIAQSGVANVQDVLLENPVFGSPAYSRTNSAFLTSGTGAATVDLRNLGTDRTLVLFNGRRVVAGIPGTATVDINVVPAQFLQRIDILTGGASSLYGSDAVAGVVNLVYKDNFQGIEANAQYGFTQRGDTPDYQANVTVGGNFAEDRGNIMMHVGYTSQGQLLSRQRANTQVDDTDAFFSGNSDNPADYGTSISPTFSGIPSQGVFTTGTGANACQFTFNPTNNALERGFSSNGGPISGNSARACGVPAGTALPARGFNRQNFRTIAVPVERYLFASRAHYDISDSIRFIGEATYAKTTSSRNIEPFGFSSAGSTGAYPGTGGQAPIETRVPGATAGAFDIVRNPFVPDAIYNAATDTNGDGLKDIGFSRRLLEFGTRRSTTSRDFYRFVAGLEGDFINDKFHWDLTYNFGQTTENQSGNGQINTVNFRNAFAVVTAQSVGLAGGVTPVCADANARAQGCAPVNIFGQNTISSQALAYLNAEQTFQTRVTQQVVQGNISGSIFDLPAGPVGVAIGGEYRRERSSENNDALTNAGLNGGNALPDTAGSFDVKEAYGEINIPLLADTPFFQQLSVRGSGRISDYSTVGTVYSYSGGVEWAPIEDIRFTGTYARAVRAPNVGELFTGPSQTFPSVTDPCVGVTATGGGTLGDICRAAPGVSANIAANGAFAITLLDRQGVSGFNSGNPNLKEETSDSYTGSITINPRSINFLRNTVLRVDYFNIKIANAITPPPRQFILDQCYNQGNPTYCAFIQRRATATAVNSAGTLEFVNAGSVNAGRLATSGLDVTLTQRLPLDGVGLGGAVNVRVAYTHVFDGYTIPLPGAARDNFAGEIGAAKDRFTANLGYTNQRFNLNFTGTYFGRSNEDDQTLSGFDLEPGAISVPAKFYLDSQMSFKASDQFEFYLGADNLLDTKAPNILSLSNFNTTGTDTNAGVYDVFGRRYYAGIRFRF, encoded by the coding sequence TTGACCACTTTCAGCCGTATCGCCGGCCTGCGGGCAGGCGTCGCGCCGATCGTCCTAGGGATCGCACTGATCTCCACGCCGGTGCTGGCACAGACCCAGGGCCAAGAAGACACGCTCGGCGCGCAGTCGAGCAAGGAAGATGCCAACGGCGAGACAAACGAGGCGAAGGCCGCAGCCGGCCGCGGCACCGCCACGACCGAGAACCAAGACGTCGTCGTTACCGGATCGCGCATCGTTTCAGCAACGATCACTTCGGTGTCGCCGGTGCAGGTGATCAGCGACGTGCAGATCGCCCAGTCGGGCGTTGCCAACGTGCAGGACGTGTTACTCGAAAACCCGGTGTTCGGTTCGCCCGCGTACAGCCGCACTAATTCCGCCTTCTTGACTTCGGGCACTGGCGCGGCGACGGTCGACCTGCGCAATCTCGGCACTGACCGTACGCTGGTGCTGTTTAATGGTCGCCGGGTCGTGGCTGGTATTCCTGGTACGGCAACGGTCGATATCAACGTTGTACCAGCGCAGTTCCTACAGCGGATTGATATCCTTACCGGCGGCGCCTCGTCGCTGTACGGCTCGGACGCTGTCGCCGGTGTCGTGAACCTGGTTTATAAGGACAACTTCCAGGGCATTGAGGCCAACGCGCAATATGGCTTCACACAGCGCGGTGACACGCCCGACTATCAGGCCAACGTGACAGTCGGCGGCAACTTCGCTGAGGACCGCGGCAACATCATGATGCACGTTGGTTACACCAGCCAGGGTCAGTTGCTGTCGCGCCAACGCGCCAATACGCAGGTCGACGATACGGACGCCTTCTTCAGCGGGAACAGCGACAACCCGGCCGATTATGGCACGTCGATCTCGCCGACCTTCTCCGGCATTCCGTCGCAGGGCGTGTTCACCACGGGCACGGGCGCAAACGCTTGTCAGTTCACTTTCAACCCTACGAACAACGCGCTGGAGCGTGGCTTCAGCTCGAACGGCGGCCCCATCAGCGGGAACTCGGCACGCGCCTGCGGCGTACCCGCCGGCACTGCGCTGCCGGCGCGCGGATTCAATCGTCAGAACTTCCGCACGATTGCAGTCCCGGTCGAGCGCTACCTTTTCGCATCGCGCGCGCATTACGATATCAGCGATTCGATCCGCTTTATCGGCGAGGCAACCTACGCCAAGACCACTTCGAGCCGTAACATCGAGCCGTTTGGCTTCTCCTCGGCTGGCTCCACCGGCGCCTATCCGGGCACCGGCGGTCAGGCGCCGATCGAGACGCGCGTGCCCGGAGCAACGGCTGGCGCTTTCGACATCGTGCGCAATCCGTTTGTGCCGGACGCAATCTATAATGCCGCGACCGATACTAACGGGGACGGCCTGAAGGACATCGGTTTCTCGCGTCGCCTGCTCGAGTTTGGTACTCGCCGCAGCACCACGTCGCGCGACTTTTACCGCTTCGTTGCGGGGCTCGAAGGCGACTTCATCAACGACAAGTTTCATTGGGACCTGACGTACAATTTCGGGCAGACGACCGAGAATCAGAGCGGCAACGGCCAAATCAACACCGTCAACTTCCGCAATGCCTTCGCCGTGGTCACTGCGCAGAGCGTAGGTCTCGCCGGTGGCGTCACCCCGGTTTGTGCCGACGCCAATGCACGGGCGCAGGGCTGCGCGCCGGTAAATATCTTCGGCCAGAATACGATCTCGTCGCAAGCGCTGGCGTATCTCAACGCCGAACAGACCTTCCAAACCCGCGTGACGCAGCAGGTCGTACAGGGCAACATTTCCGGCTCGATCTTTGACCTGCCAGCTGGTCCGGTCGGGGTCGCTATCGGCGGCGAGTACCGCCGCGAGCGCAGTTCGGAGAACAATGACGCTCTGACCAACGCAGGCCTGAACGGTGGCAATGCGCTTCCTGACACCGCTGGCTCGTTCGACGTGAAGGAAGCTTACGGCGAGATCAACATCCCGCTGCTCGCTGACACGCCGTTCTTCCAGCAACTCAGCGTCCGTGGCTCGGGCCGTATTTCCGACTATTCGACCGTCGGGACCGTTTACAGCTACAGCGGAGGCGTAGAGTGGGCGCCGATCGAGGATATCCGTTTCACCGGCACCTACGCGCGCGCGGTGCGTGCGCCAAACGTCGGCGAATTATTCACCGGTCCGTCGCAGACCTTTCCTTCGGTTACCGACCCCTGCGTTGGCGTGACGGCAACGGGCGGGGGCACCTTGGGCGATATCTGCCGCGCAGCACCGGGCGTGTCGGCCAATATCGCTGCCAACGGCGCCTTCGCTATCACGCTGCTTGATCGTCAGGGCGTCAGCGGCTTCAATAGCGGCAACCCGAACCTGAAAGAAGAAACGTCGGACTCCTACACCGGCAGCATCACAATTAATCCGCGCTCGATCAACTTTCTGCGCAATACCGTGCTGCGTGTTGATTATTTCAACATCAAGATCGCCAACGCGATCACCCCGCCGCCGCGGCAGTTCATCCTCGACCAATGCTATAATCAGGGCAACCCGACCTATTGCGCGTTCATCCAGCGCCGGGCCACTGCCACGGCAGTTAATAGCGCGGGTACGCTGGAGTTCGTCAACGCGGGGTCGGTTAATGCCGGGCGGCTGGCAACATCGGGTCTGGACGTGACCCTCACCCAGCGACTGCCGCTGGACGGCGTCGGTTTGGGTGGCGCGGTCAACGTGCGCGTCGCTTACACGCACGTATTCGACGGCTACACGATTCCGCTACCGGGGGCGGCGCGCGACAATTTCGCTGGTGAGATCGGAGCAGCCAAGGATCGCTTCACAGCAAATTTGGGCTACACCAACCAGCGCTTCAACCTGAACTTCACCGGCACCTACTTCGGCCGGTCGAACGAGGATGATCAGACGCTGTCTGGGTTCGATCTGGAACCAGGCGCTATCAGCGTCCCGGCTAAGTTCTATCTAGACAGCCAGATGTCGTTCAAGGCGTCGGATCAGTTTGAATTTTATCTCGGCGCCGACAACCTTCTGGACACCAAAGCTCCAAATATTCTCTCGCTCTCGAACTTCAACACGACCGGTACCGATACAAATGCCGGCGTTTATGATGTTTTTGGTCGCCGCTACTATGCGGGAATCCGATTCCGCTTCTAA
- a CDS encoding NAD(P)-dependent alcohol dehydrogenase, whose protein sequence is MTTTAHGYAAPSADAPLAPFSFERRDCQADDVAIDILFCGVCHSDLHTARGEWDGTLYPCVPGHEIVGRVRAVGSDVTGFAIGDVVGVGCMVDSCGHCPSCSEGEEQYCETTGFTGTYNGPDPVLGGHTFGGYSDQIVVKESFVLKIGHDEKDLAAVAPLLCAGITTYSPLKHWKVGPGQKVGIVGLGGLGHMGVKIAAAMGAEVHVFSTSPNKREDARRLGATDLIVSKDADAMAAHAGTFDFILNTVAASHDLDAFLVLLKRDGTMTLVGVPEEPHPSPSVGNLVFKRRALAGSLIGGIAETQEMLDFCRDHGLVADIEMLAMKDIETGYERMQKSDVKYRFVIDMATLDK, encoded by the coding sequence ATGACCACCACCGCCCACGGCTACGCCGCGCCGTCCGCCGATGCGCCGCTCGCCCCCTTCTCCTTCGAACGCCGCGACTGCCAAGCCGACGACGTCGCGATCGACATCCTGTTCTGCGGCGTCTGCCATTCCGACCTGCACACCGCGCGCGGCGAGTGGGACGGCACGCTCTATCCGTGCGTGCCCGGGCACGAGATCGTCGGGCGGGTCCGCGCGGTCGGCAGCGACGTGACCGGGTTCGCGATCGGCGACGTGGTCGGCGTCGGCTGCATGGTCGACAGTTGCGGACATTGCCCGTCGTGCAGCGAGGGCGAGGAGCAATATTGCGAGACCACCGGCTTCACCGGCACCTACAACGGGCCGGACCCGGTGCTGGGCGGGCATACCTTCGGCGGCTATTCCGACCAGATCGTCGTCAAGGAAAGCTTCGTCCTGAAGATCGGCCATGACGAGAAGGACCTCGCCGCGGTCGCGCCGCTGCTCTGCGCGGGCATCACCACCTATTCCCCGCTCAAGCACTGGAAGGTCGGGCCGGGCCAGAAGGTCGGCATTGTCGGGCTGGGCGGGCTCGGCCATATGGGCGTCAAGATCGCGGCGGCGATGGGCGCGGAGGTGCACGTCTTCTCGACCTCGCCGAACAAGCGCGAGGACGCCAGGCGGCTGGGCGCGACCGACCTGATCGTGTCGAAGGACGCCGACGCGATGGCCGCGCACGCGGGCACGTTCGACTTCATCCTGAACACCGTCGCCGCCAGCCACGACCTCGACGCGTTCCTGGTGCTGCTCAAGCGCGACGGGACGATGACGCTGGTCGGCGTGCCCGAGGAACCGCACCCCTCGCCGTCGGTCGGCAACCTCGTCTTCAAGCGCCGTGCGCTGGCCGGCTCGCTGATCGGCGGGATCGCCGAGACGCAGGAGATGCTCGACTTCTGCCGCGATCACGGGCTGGTCGCCGACATCGAGATGCTGGCGATGAAGGACATCGAGACCGGCTACGAGCGGATGCAGAAGAGCGACGTGAAGTACCGCTTCGTCATCGACATGGCGACGCTCGACAAGTGA
- a CDS encoding DUF2490 domain-containing protein, with the protein MAASLAASPALAEDDAQGWAAVTASGAVRGDLFLWLEGQARFTDDLGGGTQFLLRPAIGARIGRDAHVVAGYAYVRTDPRGGAPSNEHRPWQQVQFAPLRLANGTPLLISRTRLEQRMVEGRDGTVWRLRQFVRVQVPLGRPGGIQAIATTEGFFNLNTTRWGVRDGVDQWRTFVGVGFPVLPNARLEPGYLNQRVVRPGDDRVNHVLSATLSVRL; encoded by the coding sequence ATGGCGGCGTCGCTCGCCGCATCGCCGGCGCTCGCCGAGGACGATGCGCAAGGCTGGGCGGCGGTGACGGCCTCGGGCGCGGTGCGCGGCGACCTGTTCCTGTGGCTGGAGGGGCAGGCGCGCTTCACCGACGATCTGGGCGGCGGCACGCAATTCCTGCTGCGCCCGGCGATCGGCGCGCGGATCGGCCGCGATGCGCATGTCGTTGCCGGCTATGCCTATGTCCGCACCGATCCGCGCGGCGGCGCGCCCAGCAACGAACATCGCCCGTGGCAACAGGTGCAGTTCGCACCGCTGCGGCTGGCGAACGGCACGCCGCTGCTCATCAGCCGCACCCGGCTGGAACAACGCATGGTGGAAGGCCGCGACGGCACCGTGTGGCGGCTGCGGCAGTTCGTGCGCGTGCAGGTGCCGCTCGGGCGTCCCGGCGGGATACAGGCGATCGCGACCACCGAGGGGTTCTTCAACCTCAACACCACCCGCTGGGGCGTCCGCGACGGGGTGGACCAGTGGCGGACGTTCGTCGGCGTCGGCTTTCCGGTGCTGCCGAACGCGCGGCTGGAGCCGGGCTATCTCAACCAGCGCGTCGTCCGCCCCGGCGACGACCGCGTCAACCACGTGCTCAGCGCGACACTGAGCGTGCGGCTGTAA
- a CDS encoding carbon starvation CstA family protein, with amino-acid sequence MTGVATTPPTLPTRLAPRTPREWLLWGTITLLGAGALGVVALSRGEPVNALWIVTAALCTYLVAYRFYGLFIATRVAQVDPARATPAVRRADGLDFVPTDRNVLFGHHFAAIAGAGPLVGPVLAAQMGYLPGTLWLLVGVVFAGAVQDFLILFFSTRRDARSLGDMIRTEMGRVPGTIALVGVLAIMVILLAVLALVVVKALADSPWGTFTVAATIPIALLMGVYGRFVRPGRIAEMSGIGFVLLMAAIMGGQHVAASPALAPVFTLTGPTLALALMAYGFIASVVPVWLLLAPRDYLSTFLKVGVIAGLALGILIVRPELNMPAVTRFVDGSGPAFAGALFPFLFITIACGAVSGFHALISSGTTPKMIATEGDLRFIGYGAMLTESFVAIMALIAACVLDPAVYFAMNAPAALIGTDVASAAKAIGDWGFAIQPEALSQIARDVGERTILSRAGGAPTLAVGMAHILSRVIGGQALMAFWYHFAILFEALFILTTVDAGTRVARFMIQDLLGSVIPAMRATEKLAPNLIATALAVGAWGWFLYQGVTDPLGGINTLWPLFGISNQMLAAIALVLATVILFRMKRQRYAWVTIAPTVWLLICTLVAGWQKLFHADPRIGFLAHADTFATAMAEGRLLAPAKTPADMARIVFNDRVDAAVCAFFVVLVLAIVGYGVTVARRALASERPTAQEVGDVVVA; translated from the coding sequence ATGACCGGCGTGGCGACGACACCCCCGACACTCCCGACACGCCTCGCACCGCGAACGCCACGCGAATGGTTGCTGTGGGGCACGATCACGCTGCTGGGCGCCGGCGCGCTCGGCGTCGTGGCGCTCAGCCGCGGCGAGCCGGTCAACGCATTGTGGATCGTCACCGCGGCGCTGTGCACCTATCTCGTCGCCTATCGCTTCTACGGGCTGTTCATCGCCACGCGCGTGGCGCAGGTCGACCCGGCCCGCGCCACCCCGGCGGTGCGGCGCGCCGACGGGCTGGATTTCGTGCCGACCGACCGCAACGTGCTGTTCGGGCACCATTTCGCCGCGATCGCCGGTGCCGGCCCGCTGGTCGGCCCGGTGCTGGCGGCGCAGATGGGCTATCTGCCCGGCACCTTGTGGCTGCTGGTCGGGGTGGTGTTCGCGGGCGCGGTGCAGGATTTCCTGATCCTGTTCTTCTCGACGCGGCGCGATGCGCGCTCGCTGGGGGACATGATCCGCACCGAGATGGGGCGCGTGCCCGGCACGATCGCGCTGGTCGGCGTGCTCGCGATCATGGTCATCCTGCTCGCGGTGCTGGCGCTGGTGGTGGTGAAGGCGCTGGCCGACAGCCCGTGGGGCACGTTCACCGTCGCCGCGACGATCCCGATCGCGCTGCTGATGGGCGTCTACGGCCGCTTCGTCCGGCCCGGGCGGATCGCCGAAATGTCCGGCATCGGCTTCGTGCTGTTGATGGCGGCGATCATGGGCGGGCAGCATGTCGCCGCCTCCCCTGCCCTCGCCCCGGTCTTCACGCTGACCGGGCCGACGCTGGCGCTGGCGTTGATGGCCTATGGGTTCATCGCCTCAGTGGTGCCGGTGTGGCTGCTGCTCGCGCCGCGCGATTACCTGTCAACCTTCCTGAAGGTGGGCGTGATCGCGGGGCTGGCGCTGGGCATCCTGATCGTCCGGCCGGAGCTGAACATGCCGGCGGTCACGCGCTTCGTCGACGGCAGCGGACCGGCGTTCGCGGGCGCGCTGTTCCCGTTCCTGTTCATCACGATCGCGTGCGGCGCGGTATCGGGGTTCCACGCGCTGATCTCCAGCGGCACCACCCCCAAGATGATCGCGACCGAGGGCGACCTGCGCTTCATCGGCTATGGCGCGATGCTGACCGAGAGCTTCGTCGCGATCATGGCGCTGATCGCGGCGTGCGTGCTCGACCCGGCGGTCTATTTCGCGATGAACGCGCCGGCTGCGCTGATCGGCACCGACGTGGCGAGCGCGGCGAAGGCGATCGGCGACTGGGGCTTCGCGATCCAGCCCGAGGCACTGTCGCAGATCGCGCGCGATGTCGGCGAGCGTACGATCCTGAGCCGTGCCGGGGGCGCGCCGACGCTGGCGGTGGGCATGGCGCACATCCTGAGCCGCGTGATCGGCGGGCAGGCGTTGATGGCGTTCTGGTACCATTTCGCGATCCTGTTCGAGGCGCTGTTCATCCTGACCACCGTCGATGCCGGCACGCGCGTGGCGCGCTTCATGATCCAGGACCTGCTCGGCAGCGTGATCCCGGCGATGCGCGCGACCGAGAAACTGGCGCCGAACCTGATCGCGACCGCGCTGGCGGTGGGGGCGTGGGGCTGGTTCCTCTACCAGGGCGTCACCGACCCGCTGGGCGGGATCAACACGCTGTGGCCGCTGTTCGGCATCTCCAACCAGATGCTGGCCGCGATCGCGCTGGTGCTGGCGACCGTCATCCTGTTCCGCATGAAGCGGCAGCGTTATGCGTGGGTGACGATCGCACCGACGGTGTGGCTGCTGATCTGCACGCTGGTGGCGGGCTGGCAGAAGCTGTTCCACGCCGACCCGCGCATCGGCTTCCTGGCGCATGCCGACACCTTCGCGACCGCCATGGCGGAGGGGCGGCTGCTCGCCCCCGCGAAGACGCCGGCCGACATGGCGCGGATCGTGTTCAACGACCGCGTCGACGCCGCGGTGTGCGCGTTCTTCGTCGTGCTGGTGCTGGCGATCGTCGGCTACGGCGTGACGGTGGCGCGGCGCGCGCTGGCGAGCGAGCGCCCGACGGCGCAGGAGGTCGGCGATGTCGTGGTGGCGTAA
- a CDS encoding YbdD/YjiX family protein: protein MSWWRNVAHRAVQTARLMVGVPDYDAYVAHCTTHHPDAPVLTRADFHRNRIERRYGTGKDAPPRCC from the coding sequence ATGTCGTGGTGGCGTAATGTGGCGCACCGCGCCGTACAGACCGCGCGGCTGATGGTGGGCGTGCCCGATTACGACGCCTATGTCGCGCATTGCACGACGCATCACCCCGATGCGCCGGTGCTGACGCGCGCCGACTTCCACCGCAACCGCATCGAGCGCCGCTACGGCACCGGCAAGGACGCACCGCCGCGCTGTTGCTGA
- a CDS encoding replication initiator protein A has translation MTKVIPPQGDLFRLDSPLLGDIQGERTVAEFPFFALTKRAQMEPMTFESESARIDINPSKTGVATIYDKEILLYIASIMVGRLEAGETIDRTLSFTANDLFRMTGTNASARSYASLKASLARLQGTQIITNIETGGEGSDSAFSWLLKADIKYTKLPNGERRVKHVEVMLCDWLHRAILTDRRIAAYHDDFFKLGPIERRLYELAKFNCIDGTRFEIDAVELAGRVGCSLEPRSLENFRRTLREVARTQSIPEYWLTLTDSKEPAPTGGRPKLTTMVTIAPDAALQFIGPPTPAAH, from the coding sequence ATGACCAAGGTGATCCCGCCGCAGGGCGATCTGTTCCGGCTCGACAGCCCGTTGCTCGGCGACATCCAGGGCGAGCGCACCGTCGCCGAATTCCCGTTCTTCGCGCTGACCAAACGCGCGCAGATGGAGCCGATGACCTTCGAGAGCGAGAGCGCGCGGATCGATATCAACCCCAGCAAGACCGGGGTCGCGACGATCTACGACAAGGAAATCCTGCTCTATATCGCCAGCATCATGGTCGGGCGGCTGGAAGCGGGCGAGACGATCGACCGCACGCTCAGCTTCACCGCCAACGACCTGTTCCGCATGACCGGCACCAATGCCTCGGCGCGCTCCTATGCGTCGCTCAAGGCATCGCTGGCGCGATTGCAGGGCACGCAGATCATCACCAATATCGAGACGGGCGGGGAGGGGTCCGACAGCGCCTTCTCGTGGTTGCTCAAGGCCGACATCAAATACACCAAGCTGCCGAACGGCGAGCGGCGGGTGAAGCACGTCGAGGTGATGCTGTGCGACTGGCTGCACCGCGCGATCCTGACCGACCGGCGGATCGCGGCCTATCACGACGATTTCTTCAAGCTGGGGCCGATCGAGCGGCGGCTCTACGAACTGGCCAAATTCAACTGCATCGACGGCACGCGCTTCGAGATCGACGCGGTGGAGCTGGCGGGCAGGGTAGGGTGCTCGCTCGAACCGCGCTCGCTGGAGAACTTCCGCCGCACGCTGCGCGAGGTCGCACGGACGCAGTCGATCCCGGAGTATTGGCTGACGCTGACCGACAGCAAGGAGCCGGCGCCGACCGGTGGGCGGCCCAAGCTGACCACGATGGTGACGATCGCGCCCGACGCGGCGTTGCAGTTCATCGGCCCGCCGACGCCGGCCGCGCACTGA
- the repC gene encoding plasmid replication protein RepC, with product MNYAQTAFTGATGARPITAWSRRIVRDLEARAPDAADVERNRLYAVLDGARLALRLGTPALETLKHLIGYTRPDDWKGERRPLAWPSNYTLAERAGVTESAIKARLRQLRALGLVAAHDSAHGRRTGRRDADGTITSGYGLDLSPLRIRFDELCALADAQTAQSRLFREGRQAIARGRRLVGQVLAQAADLRLTGAHWMALQDTLDRIADDAAQARAARDSAAFRQALECLPALERAVGATIDTFMFQSENDGSGSKYAPDIHIQTNPYPDSVPCDRERSSVPRPDDPAAATLPASPSRSVFKAHAVDMIAMFPAAAMYVTASPPRWPDLHAAAARLRHDLGVRTATWVDAVERLGRDGATVAMLITAERQARHEIRQTAGAYFAGMIAKAARDELDLGRSLWGFRTEASADH from the coding sequence ATGAACTATGCCCAAACGGCCTTCACCGGCGCGACGGGGGCACGGCCGATCACCGCATGGTCGCGGCGGATCGTGCGCGATCTGGAGGCGCGGGCGCCGGACGCGGCCGATGTCGAGCGCAACCGGCTCTATGCCGTACTCGACGGCGCGCGGCTCGCGCTGCGGCTCGGCACGCCCGCGCTCGAGACGCTCAAGCATCTGATCGGCTATACGCGCCCCGACGACTGGAAGGGCGAGCGCCGGCCGCTGGCGTGGCCCAGCAACTATACGCTCGCCGAGCGCGCCGGCGTGACGGAGAGCGCGATCAAGGCGCGGCTGCGGCAATTGCGTGCGCTGGGGCTGGTCGCGGCGCACGACAGCGCGCACGGACGGCGCACGGGTCGCCGCGACGCGGACGGCACGATCACCAGCGGCTACGGCCTCGATTTGTCGCCGCTGCGGATCCGCTTCGACGAATTGTGCGCGCTGGCCGATGCGCAGACCGCGCAATCCCGGCTGTTCCGCGAAGGGCGGCAGGCGATCGCGCGCGGACGGCGGCTGGTCGGTCAGGTGCTCGCGCAGGCTGCCGACCTGCGGTTGACCGGCGCGCACTGGATGGCGCTGCAGGACACGCTCGACCGGATCGCGGACGATGCGGCGCAGGCGCGGGCCGCGCGGGACAGCGCGGCGTTTCGGCAGGCGCTGGAATGCCTGCCGGCGCTGGAGCGGGCGGTTGGCGCGACGATCGATACCTTTATGTTTCAATCTGAAAATGACGGGTCGGGGTCAAAATATGCGCCCGACATACATATACAAACCAACCCCTATCCTGACTCCGTACCATGCGATCGGGAGCGTAGTTCTGTGCCGCGCCCGGACGATCCCGCCGCAGCGACGCTTCCGGCATCGCCGTCGCGCAGCGTCTTCAAGGCTCATGCGGTCGACATGATCGCGATGTTCCCGGCCGCGGCGATGTATGTGACTGCAAGCCCGCCGCGCTGGCCCGATCTCCACGCCGCGGCCGCGCGGCTCCGTCACGATCTCGGGGTGCGCACCGCGACGTGGGTGGATGCCGTCGAGCGACTGGGGCGCGACGGGGCGACGGTGGCGATGCTGATCACCGCCGAGCGGCAGGCACGCCACGAGATCCGGCAGACCGCCGGCGCCTATTTCGCCGGCATGATCGCCAAGGCGGCGCGCGACGAGCTCGATCTCGGGCGCAGCCTGTGGGGATTCCGGACCGAAGCGAGCGCCGATCATTGA
- the parA gene encoding ParA family partition ATPase, with amino-acid sequence MPTIAIISQKGGAGKTTVALHLAAAAQDAGRVSLVIDTDPQATASQWAAWRQDQPPEVIDSPPPRLAAKIAQATEQGAEVIVIDTPPHADSAARAAVEVADLVLIPCRPSAFDLAAIQTSAKLVQLLRKPAFVVFSAGSPNAPRIYAEAGELVESYGTPACPVLLPDRAAFRHASAEGRTVMETEPSGRAAQDVRELYKWVCRQLDMPTPRFRKKVAA; translated from the coding sequence ATGCCGACGATCGCGATCATCAGCCAGAAGGGCGGAGCGGGGAAGACCACGGTGGCGCTGCACCTCGCCGCCGCGGCGCAGGATGCCGGGCGCGTGTCGCTCGTCATCGACACCGACCCGCAGGCCACCGCCAGCCAATGGGCCGCGTGGCGCCAGGACCAGCCGCCGGAGGTGATCGACAGCCCGCCGCCCCGGCTCGCCGCCAAGATCGCCCAGGCCACCGAGCAGGGCGCGGAAGTGATCGTGATCGACACGCCGCCACACGCCGACAGCGCCGCGCGCGCCGCGGTCGAGGTCGCCGATCTGGTGCTGATCCCGTGCCGTCCCAGCGCCTTCGATCTCGCCGCGATCCAGACCAGTGCCAAGCTGGTGCAGCTGCTGCGCAAACCGGCCTTCGTGGTGTTCAGCGCCGGCAGCCCCAATGCGCCGCGCATCTATGCCGAGGCCGGCGAACTGGTCGAAAGCTATGGCACGCCGGCCTGCCCGGTGCTGCTGCCGGATCGTGCCGCGTTCCGCCACGCCAGCGCCGAGGGCCGCACCGTCATGGAGACCGAGCCGTCGGGCCGCGCCGCGCAGGACGTCCGCGAATTGTACAAATGGGTGTGTCGACAGCTCGACATGCCGACACCGCGTTTCCGCAAGAAGGTCGCCGCATGA
- a CDS encoding ribbon-helix-helix domain-containing protein, translating into MSRKPSFANLRGAATPSPAAAPAPRVKATPAPTSAPAPAAAPTSPAVAAPPPAPAPVAATRPVSREGRKQIAGFFSPDMSLAMHMLARRQGRSLQALMAEAFNDVLRKHGESPIGD; encoded by the coding sequence ATGAGCCGCAAGCCCAGTTTCGCCAATTTGCGCGGCGCAGCGACCCCGTCGCCCGCCGCTGCGCCGGCACCACGCGTCAAGGCGACGCCAGCTCCGACCTCGGCCCCGGCCCCGGCCGCGGCGCCGACCTCGCCCGCGGTTGCGGCGCCGCCGCCCGCACCCGCGCCGGTCGCCGCGACGCGCCCGGTCAGCCGCGAGGGTCGCAAGCAGATCGCGGGCTTCTTCTCGCCCGACATGTCGCTGGCGATGCACATGCTCGCGCGGCGACAGGGGCGCAGCCTCCAGGCGTTGATGGCCGAGGCGTTCAACGACGTGCTGCGCAAGCACGGTGAAAGCCCGATCGGCGATTGA